Proteins from one Salmo salar chromosome ssa07, Ssal_v3.1, whole genome shotgun sequence genomic window:
- the LOC106609001 gene encoding complement C1q-like protein 2, which translates to MMKRTATGWLVLLGYVCLAQEEEVLGSVVNIYTELKELRSLVGELSTKLHTAEADLKEQRAMVDKLNKEREEQPKVAFSAALLSSESKHHGPIDAETNLIFGKVLTNIGSAYNPITGVFTAPVRGVYYFRFSGNGFAGHDMGLSIFKDGQRMMSVYEYQSSGEQNDHASNGVTLQLEKGEVVYMRLWINTWVFIDGRYDYCSFSGFLLFPM; encoded by the exons ATGATGAAGAGGACGGCTACTGGCTGGCTGGTCTTGCTGGGCTACGTGTGTCTGGCTCAAGAAGAGGAGGTCTTGGGTTCTGTGGTGAACATCTACACTGAACTGAAGGAGCTTAGGTCTTTGGTGGGAGAGCTGAGTACTAAGCTCCATACAGCAGAAGCAGACCTGAAAGAGCAGAGAGCTATGGTGGATAaactgaataaagagagagaag AGCAACCCAAGGTAGCCTTCTCAGCAGCCTTGCTGTCATCTGAAAGTAAACACCATGGGCCCATCGACGCAGAGACTAACCTCATTTTCGGAAAAGTCCTCACCAACATTGGCAGTGCATACAACCCAATCACAG GTGTCTTCACAGCGCCAGTGAGAGGGGTCTACTACTTCAGATTTTCTGGAaatggctttgcaggccatgacATGGGTCTGAGCATATTCAAGGATGGCCAAAGGATGATGTCTGTGTATGAATACCAATCCAGTGGAGAACAGAATGACCATGCGTCCAATGGAGTCACACTGCAGTTGGAGAAGGGAGAAGTGGTCTACATGCGTCTCTGGATCAACACATGGGTCTTCATCGATGGGCGATATGACTACTGCTCCTTCAGTGGGTTCCTGCTCTTTCCTATGTGA